A stretch of DNA from Oryza brachyantha chromosome 4, ObraRS2, whole genome shotgun sequence:
attaacaaatacaaatcaaataattaataaagtgcAAAAATAACCTTTTTAATCAACGGActagattagttctactggtagtataatactaccagtaaaatgcatcgGAGCATTGCTCGTATCCTGAATGATGCAAGTCTATAGTAAAAGCATGTGCATGATCTGTGTATTCTTGCTAGCTTGATGTATCTTTATGGGGCAAGCTGTTAAATGACTTGAATCTTTCAGGTTGCCGAGTACGAaaaggagctggaggagatGAAGCACATGACACGCCAGGAGTTTGTAGCTTCACTTAGGAGGTACAGGATAATGATGACCACTCTTTATTAGCTAagttgaatttatatatatgtagtgaTATTCCATGCATGGTCATTCATCAAAGTATATGTGCTCCCATGCAAAGCCAttctatatatgcatgaatcATCATCacctgttttttattttatatgtacatAGCTTTGTTGTTCATGTAAGTTTAGTGAAAAACTTGCACTGGTGCATGCAGGAAGAGCAGTGGATTCTCTCGTGGTGCTTCTATATACAGGGGTGTTACAAGGtgatatagattattttttcacttgtAACCTAGCTATGTTTGGCCTCCTGGATGAATGTGCATCTCAACCAAGTGATGTGCTTGTGTGTAGACATCACCAGCATGGGAGATGGCAAGCAAGGATCGGAAGAGTGGCCGGCAACAAGGATCTCTACCTTGGAACATTCGGTAAGTTGCACATTATTTCCATGTTGAATAATATGGTGTTCATCAGAAATTTGTTATGCAAAAAGTGATATCAGTAACCCCACAAAACCTCTCACAAATTTGACTAGCTCTCCTTAATTAATAAATGCTTGCAGAAAACATGCATGGTGGGAAAACCTAATGCTAATGTTCTCTAATACTAGTTGATCCGTAGACAAATGCAATGTCAGTGTGCTCATCATGTATAAGAATGCTCAAGGGTTTTCTCGACGCTAACCTATACATAATCTTTGTCATTAGaactttcttttttcaaagATGAAATTACAAATAGGAGAGGGTGCACGTGTTGGGCCCCCCTCATAACGCATTAGTCATTTTCTTACACTCACATTACAATATTAAGCCCTTGCACGTAGGTTCCACCTTAATTTATACTTTGCACACACAGGGCTTGTAGCTAGATTCGTCGACATATTTTATGCAGGTCAAAAACATCTACTTTGACCAGATGTGTGAGCATGGCCAGATTTGATTCGAAATTTGTCATCTTTTGCGCCAACGCATGATGGTTTTGGGGCTTTATGCAGCAggcaagaggaaaaaaaagaagacacACCATGCATGTATCCATGGCTGTTAGATTGCAAACCTGAACACTGCCTTTCTTCGTTCACTGCATGTAGCATAGCCCGTGTTTGGAATATAATTATCACTCTCTTATCGTGCTCGGCTTTCCACAAGAGCATGTGATTGGTGATTAAATTACTGCTGCATTGCTGAACCAGCCATTATCATTACGGTACTATCAGATTTAACTATGCTTGATCAGTGATCACCACACCCTACAGTTTCGTCAGCTGTGTACAGCTTAGTTCAAAGTCTTGCTGATGCAACTTGCTGGATGTCTAGTAATTAACTTACATAAAAGTTCACTGCACTGTGGTGCCATCCTTTGTTAAAGTATACAATGAGCTAATTCAAATATGTTTCATGTGTGAACATTACTGTTTAGTCATCAGGAGTTGATCAAGAACTTAGATGAAATAAATACTACATATACTttctttgatatatatgtgataCATATTCAGCAGCTGAATGTTTCTCCAACGTGCATGCTTAACTTGCTTCATTTCAGGCACTGAGGAGGAAGCTGCAGAAGCATACGACATCGCGGCGATCAAGTTCCGTGGCCTGAATGCTGTCACCAACTTCGAGATCAGCCGGTACAACGTGGAGAGCATAATCAACAGCAACCTCCCAATCGGGAGCATGGCCGGCAACCGGAGCAGCAAGGCCCTGGAGCTCGCGCCGGCCAGCTCCACCGACGGCACCATGCCCGGCGCCGCAGAAGCCAGccacgccggcgtcgcgccgccgccgtcgacgcttGCGTTCACAGCACTTCCCATGAAGTATGATCCAGCGGACTACCTGTCATTCCTCGCGCTGCAGCATCACCAGCAAGGAAATCTTCAGGGGTTAGGCTTCGGCCTCTACAGTTCAGGAGTAAACCTGGATTTCGCAGGTGCCAATGGCAATGGGGCCATGCCACATTGCTACACCAATGTCTCATTacatgagcagcagcagcagcaaaatcaGGAGCAAGATCAGCAGGATCAGTCGCAAAGCTCCAACAGCTGCAGCTCCAATATTCCATTTGCCACACCTATAGCTTTCAGTGGGCCATATGAAAGCTCCacgacagcagcagcagcagcagcagcagcaagctccTTTGGATACTACCCAAATGTTGCAGCCTTTCAGACACCAATCTTTGGAATGGAATGATTTGGGGAGGTGGCACTTTGCATGCAAAAAAGGAAGGGCCTGATCCCTGAGAGGTGATGAGGATCAAGACTGACATAGTTCATTCTcacacaacaacaacaacaacataaAGGTCAggggagaaaaagagaggtaAGGTAGAATGATATGATGCAAACATAGGAAGCAGCAGCATGCTGAAGAGAGACACTGACAAGTCAGAGACACTGTGCTAACAAAACGATGCAGCGCAAGCATATTgtttaccctttttttttttcacctttcGTAGCTTTGTTTTCTTGTGCTTTTGTTCATCGCTGAGCTTTGTTGCCCCCCTCAGCTTCTTTTgagcttttctctctttctgcTGACATGATTCTGCAAGTGCCATGATAGCTTTAGCCCATGTACAATGGAAGAAGCAGGGACCTCTCTCTCTGTAGCTTttgctctcttttcttttcctcattGTTAGATCGCCTTTAGTCATGGCCCCTGTTTACTGAACAAGTTGCTGTCCACAAGTATACAGTACTGCAATGCAAGCATTTTATCCGCAAACTCTGCATGTGAAAAATCGTAAGCTAGTACATACACAATGCATTCTGTATTTGAAAAGATGTACTAACGCCGGCTGGGTGAggttaagttaatttatcctgGGTgaggataagttaatttatcctgtaaaaaaacgtaataatagattagtatataattaattagttattaattattaaaaaaataaaatagattacaactttcctataagaGCCACGGCATTATTAGActgcaaagtgaaaaaaaacagGGTTAAATCTGTAATTAAACTCTAAAGTAAGGCTAGTTATGTAATTGACCTTAGAAGAAAATACTCAAAACAATCCAGGTATATCAATTAATCTAGTTTTAGTGAATAAGAGAGTATATGCGTATAAAAACATACCCGGTTATATGGATGAACACTAGGGTgagatggattaatataaaCATGGTCCATGGTCGAGGAGGTATGAATGGACTTCTCGTCGTGTTTATTCTAGAAAGGTTCGAAAGGCCAGTAGACGAAACAAATCTCTCTTCTATATGTGAACAAGGCGCAACCAAGCTGTCCCGTGATA
This window harbors:
- the LOC102714730 gene encoding AP2-like ethylene-responsive transcription factor AIL5, producing MDMDTSHQYPWPLNFSLAHHCDMEEEERGAAAELAAIAGAAQPPKLEDFLGGGGGGGVPVSGPAQTAAAELYESELKFLAAGFLSGAAAGAAPAPSPPAALEQNDDKQLVLPQAAVAPAQEQKKAVDSFGQRTSIYRGVTRHRWTGRYEAHLWDNSCRREGQSRKGRQVYLGGYDKEEKAARAYDLAALKYWGPSTTTNFPVAEYEKELEEMKHMTRQEFVASLRRKSSGFSRGASIYRGVTRHHQHGRWQARIGRVAGNKDLYLGTFGTEEEAAEAYDIAAIKFRGLNAVTNFEISRYNVESIINSNLPIGSMAGNRSSKALELAPASSTDGTMPGAAEASHAGVAPPPSTLAFTALPMKYDPADYLSFLALQHHQQGNLQGLGFGLYSSGVNLDFAGANGNGAMPHCYTNVSLHEQQQQQNQEQDQQDQSQSSNSCSSNIPFATPIAFSGPYESSTTAAAAAAAASSFGYYPNVAAFQTPIFGME